One segment of Primulina tabacum isolate GXHZ01 chromosome 6, ASM2559414v2, whole genome shotgun sequence DNA contains the following:
- the LOC142548483 gene encoding transcription factor E2FA-like, giving the protein MAGPRDEAATPPATAAENGRIFPLQLTPPTAIRRHLPFASMKPPFTQPDDYHHFSTPARAAASAVSAADQLPDAVVVKSTPWKRKNVSGENEAVSNEWTTSDIANSPFRTPVSAKGGRLNGRSKVTKNNRSMPSTSISNIDAPSPLTPASSCRYDSSLSLLTKKFINLIKHAEDGELDLNKAADTLQVQKRRIYDITNVLEGIGLIEKKLKNRIHWKGLDNSKPGEADEDATLLQAEIENLSMEERILDERTRQMQEKLRCLSEDEHNQKWLFVTEDDIKGLPCFQNETLIAIKAPHGTTLEVPDPDEAVDYHQRRYRIILRSTMGPIDVYLVSQFEEKFDDMNGVEQSTSFPIASISGSNENPTIQRTCLPNNCQEIEAAAQDSQGFDSIFVASQEFAGRMTKIVPSSVGDETDYWLLSDADVSITDMWKTDSGIDWNGMDILHEELNIAAAGSTTLPTEQSSSGTADVPPRVNLPPR; this is encoded by the exons ATGGCTGGACCCCGTGACGAGGCGGCGACGCCTCCAGCCACGGCCGCGGAGAATGGGCGGATCTTCCCACTGCAGCTGACGCCGCCGACTGCGATCAGGAGACACCTCCCCTTCGCTTCCATGAAGCCGCCGTTTACTCAGCCGGATGACTACCACCACTTTTCCACACCTGCGCGCGCCGCCGCCTCGGCCGTTTCTGCGGCTGATCAGCTCCCGGATGCGGTTGTTGTCAAGTCTACC CCTTGGAAAAGGAAGAATGTGAGTGGGGAAAACGAAGCGGTTTCTAATGAGTGGACAACAAGTGATATAGCTAACAGTCCCTTCCGTACACCTGTATCTGCTAAAGGAGGAAGGCTCAATGGACGGTCAAAAGTCACCAAAAATAACAGATCTATGCCTTCAACCTCTATTTCCAATATTG ATGCTCCATCTCCTCTTACTCCTGCTAGCAGTTGCCGCTATGATAGCTCCTTGA GTCTTTTGACAAAAAAGTTCATAAACTTAATAAAGCATGCAGAAGATGGTGAGCTTGATTTGAACAAAGCTGCTGACACTTTACAG GTTCAGAAGAGAAGGATATATGACATAACCAATGTCCTTGAAGGGATTGGTCTTATAGAAAAAAAGCTTAAAAACAGAATCCACTGGAA GGGACTTGATAATTCGAAACCCGGAGAAGCAGACGAGGATGCCACTCTTTTGCAG GCAGAAATTGAAAACCTGTCCATGGAAGAAAGAATTTTAGATGAACGAACAAG GCAAATGCAGGAAAAATTAAGATGCTTGAGCGAAGATGAACACAATCAAAA ATGGCTTTTTGTAACCGAAGATGACATTAAAGGTTTACCCTGCTTCCAG AATGAAACCCTCATAGCAATCAAAGCTCCGCATGGAACCACTCTGGAAGTTCCGGATCCTGACGAG GCTGTTGATTATCACCAGAGAAGATATAGAATTATACTCAGAAGTACAATGGGTCCTATTGATGTTTACCTTGTCAG CCAATTCGAGGAAAAATTCGACGATATGAATGGAGTTGAACAATCAACAAGCTTTCCCATTGCTTCAATTTCTGGCTCAAATGAAAATCCAACAATTCAGAGGACCTGCTTGCCAAACAATTGCCAAGAAATTGAAGCTGCGGCACAAGATAGTCAAGGATTTGATTCTATTTTTGTTGCTTCACAAGAATTCGCTGGAAGAATGACAAAGATAGTCCCATCAAGCGTTGGT GATGAAACAGACTATTGGCTTCTATCAGATGCAGATGTCAGCATCACAGACATGTGGAAGACAGATT CGGGTATCGATTGGAATGGGATGGATATACTTCACGAGGAGTTGAATATAGCTGCAGCTGGTTCAACAACGCTACCGACGGAACAATCATCATCTGGTACTGCTGATGTACCACCTAGGGTCAATTTGCCCCCCAGATGA
- the LOC142548484 gene encoding NDR1/HIN1-like protein 3, translating into MGETKQPHLNGAYYGPSIPPPSKSYHRPGRRGGGGGGGCCCNPFTCCCSCIMNCICTCIFQIIITILIIVGIFVFICWLIFRPNTVKFYATDASLTEFNLNGTTLHYNLALNLTIRNPNKRIGIYYDQIEARAFYQGQRFSTVELTPFYQDKKSTNSLNADFKGQNLVLLGSKETSNYNDDKESGAFGVDVKLYLRIRLKFWFVKSTKVKPKIDCDLRIPLSSNGTASVSYESKRCDFDWR; encoded by the coding sequence ATGGGTGAAACCAAACAGCCCCATCTCAATGGCGCATACTACGGCCCATCAATTCCGCCGCCGTCGAAGTCCTACCACCGACCCGGACGTCGCGGCGGCGGCGGTGGAGGCGGGTGCTGCTGCAACCCCTTCACTTGCTGCTGCAGCTGCATCATGAACTGTATATGCACCTGCATATTCCAGATCATAATCACCATTCTTATAATCGTCGGCATTTTCGTCTTCATCTGCTGGCTGATTTTCCGACCCAACACCGTCAAATTCTACGCCACCGACGCCTCGCTCACCGAATTCAATCTGAACGGCACCACGCTGCATTACAATCTCGCGCTTAACCTGACTATTCGCAACCCTAACAAGCGAATCGGGATCTACTACGATCAGATCGAAGCACGTGCGTTTTACCAGGGGCAGAGATTCTCCACCGTGGAATTGACGCCTTTTTATCAGGATAAGAAGAGCACCAATTCGCTGAATGCCGATTTCAAGGGGCAGAACCTGGTTCTGCTTGGGAGTAAAGAGACCTCGAACTACAACGATGACAAGGAATCCGGCGCATTCGGCGTCGATGTAAAGCTTTATCTAAGGATCAGGTTGAAATTTTGGTTCGTGAAATCTACGAAGGTCAAGCCCAAAATTGATTGCGATTTGAGAATCCCTTTGAGTTCCAACGGAACAGCATCTGTGAGTTACGAATCGAAGAGGTGTGATTTTGATTGGCGTTGA
- the LOC142548343 gene encoding uncharacterized protein LOC142548343, which yields MNSVSKEIFGGIVYAIDASTVWTDLKEQYDKVNGSRIFSLHREIGRLTQAGNTVSSYYCRLKQLWDEYSSLVVLPSCECATARQYIVHDQQQKLLQFLMGLNEIYISIRSQILMMSPLPSVGQAFSIISQEESHRSLSTVEPPSTAFFSAQSKQNYQKKDALTCDYCNWNGHTREFCYKLVGYPPGHKLYKAPHTKKGQHGRIYRDNPRTPRPSANLSEGAQTEASTLTNTDDKNTAVPSIFTPAQYAEILKLLGTCKVQSPAEPVVNMAGTSTKPSMFSHWIIDSGANEHMVGDSSLLRNPSSVALPSKFVRLPNGDKAAVNKIGSVLLNDSITLDHDLKTGRLMEIGKECNGLYHLNTRFFSSSNHSSVPSIPSLDSLCNNSVHSCSSLPIVSDDSFVWHKRLGHMSMSRMQLLPFMPKSVKFPHCPVCPLSKQTRVQFPSMSLSKSSCCFALVHVDSMGAFSYSYASWTLHEVLLHRPPSFSHLCVFGCLCYVTSLTHKDKFSARASACVFLDYSTNQKGYKVMSLDAQKFFVSRDVVFHESIFPFASPSHPQPIFPSPDFSSTPSDPVEVTSSAPSSPLDGPALHEVPNSVTVFQPPRKSLRTPKPPIWTKDYSCPTLSHSNLASSSYPLTQYLTHSKFSQPYQSFLASISLDREPSSYHEAILDPRWKAAMDLELAAIESNHTWDLVPLPVGKKPIGCRWVYKIKRHPDGTVDRFKARLVAKGYTQQEGIDYHDTFFPYC from the exons ATGAATTCTGTTTCGAAAGAAATTTTTGGGGGCATCGTCTATGCTATTGATGCATCAACCGTTTGGACCGATCTTAAGGAGCAGTATGACAAAGTTAATGGTTCAAGAATTTTCTCTTTGCACCGGGAAATCGGCAGGTTGACACAAGCTGGTAACACTGTGTCAAGTTACTATTGTCGACTGAAACAATTGTGGGATGAGTACTCGTCGTTGGTTGTGCTTCCTTCCTGTGAATGTGCAACAGCGAGGCAATACATTGTGCACGATCAACAACAAAAGCTATTGCAGTTTTTGATGGGATTAAATGAAATTTATATCTCAATTCGAAGCCAAATCTTGATGATGAGTCCTCTGCCCTCTGTTGGTCAAGCGTTTTCGATCATCTCTCAAGAAGAATCACACAGATCCTTGTCCACGGTGGAACCCCCATCAACAGCGTTTTTCTCTGCACAAAGCAAgcaaaattatcaaaaaaagGATGCTTTGACATGTGACTATTGTAACTGGAATGGTCACACTCGGGAATTTTGTTATAAGCTTGTTGGTTATCCCCCGGGCCATAAACTGTACAAAGCTCCTCATACTAAGAAGGGCCAGCATGGACGGATTTATAGGGATAATCCTCGAACTCCGAGGCCATCTGCAAATTTATCTGAAGGTGCACAGACAGAGGCTTCCACCTTGACCAACACAGATGACAAAAACACTGCTGTCCCTTCCATTTTTACGCCTGCTCAGTATGCCGAAATCTTGAAGTTGTTGGGTACTTGCAAAGTTCAATCTCCAGCTGAACCAGTAGTCAATATGGCTGGTACTTCAACTAAACCAAGTATGTTTTCTCATTGGATCATTGACAGTGGAGCAAATGAACATATGGTTGGTGATTCTAGTCTTTTGCGAAATCCTAGTTCTGTGGCACTTCCATCTAAGTTCGTAAGATTGCCAAATGGTGACAAGGCTGCTGTGAATAAGATAGGATCTGTCTTGCTTAATGACTCTATCACCCTTGACCAT GACCTCAAGACTGGGAGATTAATGGAGATTGGTAAGGAGTGCAATGGCTTATATCACCTTAACACAAGAttcttttcaagttcaaatCACAGCTCAGTACCTTCTATCCCCTCTCTTGATTCTCTTTGTAATAATTCTGTGCATAGTTGCAGCTCTTTGCCTATCGTTTCTGATGATTCTTTTGTTTGGCATAAGCGTTTAGGACATATGTCTATGTCTCGAATGCAATTACTTCCGTTTATGCCAAAATCTGTAAAGTTTCCTCATTGCCCTGTGTGCCCACTGTCTAAACAGACTAGAGTTCAGTTTCCATCAATGAGCTTGTCTAAATCTTCTTGTTGCTTTGCGCTGGTTCATGTTGACAGTATGGGGGCCTTTTCATACTCCTACGCATCATG GACACTACATGAAGTCTTACTCCATAGACCTCCGTCATTTAGTCATCTTTGTGTTTTTGGTTGTTTATGTTACGTCACATCCTTGACTCATAAAGATAAATTTTCTGCTAGAGCAAGTGCATGTGTGTTCTTGGATTATTCCACCAATCAAAAAGGATACAAAGTAATGAGTCTTGATGCACAAAAGTTTTTTGTCTCCCGAGATGTTGTTTTTCATGAGAGCATTTTTCCCTTTGCTTCTCCTAGTCATCCTCAACCTATTTTTCCTTCTCCTGATTTTTCTTCAACTCCATCAGACCCTGTTGAGGTTACTTCCTCTGCCCCATCTTCTCCTTTAGATGGTCCAGCCCTACATGAAGTCCCAAATTCAGTCACTGTTTTCCAGCCACCAAGAAAATCCTTGCGCACTCCCAAGCCTCCTATCTGGACTAAGGATTATTCTTGTCCTACTTTGTCTCACAGTAATCTAGCTTCTTCTTCTTATCCTCTTACCCAATATCTTACTCATTCCAAGTTTTCCCAACCATACCAAAGTTTTTTAGCATCCATTTCTTTAGACAGGGAGCCTAGTTCCTATCATGAAGCTATTTTAGATCCTAGATGGAAGGCAGCCATGGACCTAGAACTCGCAGCCATAGAATCCAACCATACTTGGGATTTAGTTCCGTTACCAGTTGGAAAGAAGCCAATTGGTTGCCGGTGGGTGTATAAAATTAAACGACATCCGGATGGGACCGTTGATCGTTTTAAAGCCCGTCTCGTAGCCAAAGGTTACACACAACAAGAAGGGATAGATTATCATGACACTTTTTTCCCCTACTGCTAA
- the LOC142547962 gene encoding NDR1/HIN1-like protein 1, with amino-acid sequence MSEKVCNHHESKWRKFTPRLLSALFISAFIILLIVLLVWVILQPKKPIFILQDATIFELNVSAPNIISTTLQITVFSSNPNSRIGIYYDKMDVYAAYHDQQITYFTAIPPVYQGNKDVNVWSPFVYGNTVPVAPYNGITLSQDKANGAVFMVIKLNGRVRWKVGTFVSGRYHLHVSCPAYIPLGSSKNNGISIGNAVKYELSQSCSVGV; translated from the coding sequence ATGTCGGAGAAAGTATGCAACCACCACGAGAGCAAGTGGCGGAAATTCACCCCCAGATTGCTGTCCGCCCTCTTCATCTCCGCCTTCATAATCCTCCTCATCGTCCTCCTCGTCTGGGTAATCCTCCAGCCTAAAAAGCCAATATTCATTCTCCAAGACGCCACCATCTTCGAACTCAACGTCTCCGCCCCAAACATCATCTCCACCACCCTTCAGATCACAGTCTTTTCCAGCAACCCCAACTCCAGGATCGGCATCTACTACGACAAGATGGACGTGTACGCCGCCTACCACGACCAGCAGATCACTTACTTCACCGCTATCCCGCCTGTTTATCAAGGCAACAAGGACGTCAACGTCTGGTCCCCATTCGTCTACGGCAACACCGTCCCTGTGGCGCCGTACAACGGCATTACCCTCAGCCAGGACAAGGCAAACGGCGCGGTATTCATGGTGATCAAGCTGAACGGCCGAGTTAGATGGAAAGTGGGGACGTTTGTTTCGGGGCGGTACCATTTACATGTGAGCTGCCCCGCCTACATCCCGCTAGGAAGTAGCAAAAACAATGGAATTTCCATAGGAAACGCAGTTAAGTATGAGCTTTCACAGAGTTGTAGTGTTGGTGTTTGA
- the LOC142548345 gene encoding uncharacterized protein LOC142548345, with amino-acid sequence MWYLFGSYIPQFEVLSLDVSNFTATNTTLTGQWDASVVVSNANENLEVQFDHIMSSIFYRQAMVGISTLQPLLLQKKQSLGFNISVPAEPVVSDDELQRIVLPSLAQDQKNGVVVFSLRMAFEANFTSADMVYRKESLRVYCDNLQVNFSSSGKGTLTKGSGSECLMRIRDEGVSS; translated from the coding sequence ATGTGGTACCTTTTCGGTTCCTACATTCCCCAGTTCGAGGTCTTATCTCTCGATGTTTCGAACTTCACTGCAACAAATACTACCTTAACAGGGCAATGGGATGCCAGTGTTGTGGTTTCTAATGCTAACGAAAACCTTGAAGTCCAATTCGATCACATCATGTCATCGATTTTCTATAGGCAGGCTATGGTGGGAATCTCTACATTGCAGCCTTTGTTGTTGCAAAAGAAGCAAAGTCTCGGTTTTAACATAAGTGTACCTGCAGAACCGGTTGTGAGCGATGACGAGCTTCAAAGAATAGTGTTGCCAAGTCTTGCTCAGGATCAGAAAAACGGGGTCGTCGTATTTAGCTTGAGGATGGCTTTTGAGGCTAATTTTACATCCGCTGATATGGTATACAGAAAGGAGAGTCTGAGGGTGTACTGTGATAATCTGCAAGTTAACTTTTCGTCTTCTGGTAAAGGGACATTGACTAAGGGATCAGGGAGCGAGTGTTTGATGCGCATACGTGACGAAGGAGTAAGCTCATGA
- the LOC142548485 gene encoding exocyst complex component EXO70A1-like, with the protein MIHKSVTKTMKMATHDTAIVTLSERAALMRESMEKTQAITDNMVAILGSFDHRLSALETAMRPTQLRTHSIRRAHENIDKTLKAAEIILSQFDLSRKAEAKILRGPHEDLESYLEAVDQLRSIIRFFSSNKNLKSSIGVINQANTLLGKAIFKLEDEFRQLLTSYSKPVEPDRLTDCLPNPTKPSSASHGHDGSSGPKSSPEHQNKSLENAIRPPPALIPPRILPLLHEIAQQMIQAGHQQQLLNIYREARASAIEQTLRKLGVERLGKEDVQKMQWEVLEAKIGSWVHFMRIVIKVLFVGEKKVCDEIFEGHDTLRDQCFSEVTANSVTVLLSFGEAIAKSKRSPEKLFVLLDMYEIMRELQSEMDTIFKSKYCGDMREAAAVLTKRLAQTAQETFSDFEEAVEKDATKTAVLDGTVHPLTSYVINYVKFLFDYQSTLKLLFGEFGDGDVEEQLASITTRVMQALQSNLDGKSKLYKDPSLTQLFLMNNIHYIVRSVRRSEAKDLLGDDWVQINRRVVQQHANQYKRISWSKILQCLSIQGLQTGGSGSFGDGGSTSGVSRATVKDRFKTFNLLFEELHQRQSQWTVPDSELRESLRLAVAEVLLPAYRSFIKRFGPLIEGGKNPQKYIRYNPEDLERMLAEFFEGKTWNEPRR; encoded by the exons ATGATCCACAAATCTGTTACGAAAACTATGAAAATGGCGACACACGACACAGCAATTGTAACCCTAAGCGAGCGAGCGGCACTGATGAGGGAATCCATGGAGAAAACGCAGGCTATCACCGATAACATGGTGGCCATTCTCGGCTCCTTCGACCACCGCCTCTCTGCCCTCGAGACCGCCATGCGCCCCACACAG TTGAGAACGCATTCAATAAGGAGAGCGCACGAGAACATCGACAAAACGCTGAAGGCCGCTGAGATTATTCTTAGTCAGTTTGATCTCTCACGCAAG GCTGAGGCTAAAATATTGAGGGGCCCGCATGAGGATTTAGAAAGTTACCTTGAAGCAGTTGATCAACTGAGGAGTATTATCCGTTTCTTCAGTAGCAACAAAAATCTTAAAAGTAGCATTGGGGTAATCAACCAGGCCAACACCTTACTCGGAAAGGCAATCTTCAAACTGGAAGACGAATTTCGACAGCTTCTCACATCATACAG TAAACCTGTGGAACCTGACCGCCTAACAGATTGCCTTCCCAACCCTACAAAGCCATCTTCAGCATCACATGGACATGATGGTTCCAGTGGACCCAAATCATCTCCAGAGCATCAAAATAAAAGTTTGGAAAATGCAATTCGTCCCCCTCCAGCTCTAATTCCACCTAGAATTCTTCCTTTACTGCATGAAATTGCCCAGCAAATGATTCAAGCTGGTCATCAACAGCAACTACTTAACATATACAG GGAAGCTCGAGCTTCAGCTATAGAACAAACTCTCAGAAAACTGGGTGTGGAAAGATTGGGTAAAGAGGATGTACAAAAGATGCAATGGGAAGTTCTAGAGGCAAAGATTGGAAGCTGGGTTCATTTTATGCGAATTGTT ATCAAAGTTTTGTTTGTTGGTGAAAAGAAAGTATGTGATGAGATATTTGAGGGTCACGATACTCTTAGAGATCAATGCTTTTCGGAAGTTACAGCTAACAGTGTAACAGTGCTCCTTAGTTTTGGAGAAGCTATAGCGAAGAGCAAACGTTCGCCTGAAAAACTGTTTGTCCTCCTAGACATGTATGAGATCATGCGAGAACTTCAGTCAGAG ATGGATACCATATTCAAGAGTAAATATTGTGGTGACATGCGAGAAGCTGCTGCAGTATTGACAAAACGTCTGGCTCAGACGGCCcaggaaacatttagcgattttgaGGAAGCAGTTGAAAAAGATGCTACAAAAACTGCTGTTCTAGATGGAACAGTCCATCCTCTAACCAGCTATGTAATTAACTACGTGAAGTTTCTGTTTGA CTATCAATCAACTCTAAAGCTACTCTTCGGAGAGTTTGGTGATGGTGATGTGGAAGAGCAGTTGGCTTCTATAACAACACGTGTAATGCAGGCTCTTCAAAGTAACCTTGATGGCAAATCCAAACTATATAAAGATCCATCTTTAACTCAATTATTTCTGATGAACAATATTCACTATATTGTAAGATCTGTGCGCAG GTCAGAAGCAAAAGATCTGTTAGGTGATGACTGGGTGCAAATAAATAGAAGAGTCGTCCAGCAGCATGCTAATCAGTACAAGAGGATCTCTTGGTCTAAG ATTCTACAGTGCCTATCCATTCAGGGGCTTCAGACCGGTGGGAGTGGTTCTTTTGGAGATGGTGGCAGCACAAGCGGTGTTTCCCGCGCAACGGTGAAAGACAGATTCAAAACCTTCAATTTGCTCTTTGAGGAGCTTCATCAAAGACAGTCTCAATGGACAGTACCAGACAGTGAATTACGGGAGTCTTTGAGGCTCGCAGTTGCTGAGGTCCTACTTCCTGCATATAGATCCTTCATTAAACGTTTTGG ACCTTTAATCGAGGGTGGAAAGAATCCACAGAAGTACATCCGATACAATCCAGAAGATCTCGAAAGAATGCTGGCCGAGTTTTTCGAAGGGAAGACCTGGAACGAACCGAGGCGATAG